In Niveispirillum cyanobacteriorum, the following proteins share a genomic window:
- a CDS encoding carbohydrate ABC transporter permease yields MKPSHRAPAIALLPAGMITFVCFYLFIAWTFAISLTGSQLLPRWDFVGLLQYERLFASARWWTAMGNMALYGTLFITGCLTVGYLLAILIDRGVRAEGVYRTIFMLPLSMSFVVTGIIWQWMLNPGLGIQQAVRGLGWEEFAFNWLVRADRSIYTVALAGIWQQSGLCMALFLAGLRGVDPNIWKAAKVDGIPTWRVYAAIITPMLRPVFFTAAILLFSLVVKSFDLVVALTGGGPGFSSDLPARFVMEHILNRQELGLGAAGACMMLATIAAVVGPYLYAEIRQKKGG; encoded by the coding sequence ATGAAGCCATCGCACCGGGCACCGGCCATCGCCCTGCTGCCGGCAGGCATGATCACCTTTGTCTGCTTCTATCTGTTCATCGCCTGGACCTTCGCCATCTCCCTGACGGGCTCGCAATTGCTGCCCCGTTGGGATTTCGTCGGCCTGCTTCAATATGAACGGCTGTTTGCGTCGGCCCGCTGGTGGACGGCGATGGGCAATATGGCGCTCTATGGCACCCTGTTCATCACCGGTTGCCTGACGGTAGGCTATCTGCTGGCCATCCTGATCGACCGGGGTGTGCGGGCGGAGGGGGTTTACCGCACCATCTTCATGCTGCCGCTGTCCATGTCCTTCGTGGTCACGGGCATCATCTGGCAATGGATGCTGAACCCCGGCCTGGGTATTCAGCAGGCGGTGCGCGGCCTGGGATGGGAGGAATTTGCCTTCAACTGGCTGGTCCGCGCCGACCGCTCCATCTACACGGTGGCGCTGGCCGGCATCTGGCAGCAATCGGGCCTGTGCATGGCCCTGTTCCTGGCAGGATTGCGCGGGGTGGACCCCAATATCTGGAAGGCAGCGAAGGTGGATGGCATTCCCACTTGGCGCGTCTATGCCGCCATCATCACGCCGATGCTGCGGCCCGTCTTCTTCACGGCCGCCATCCTTCTGTTTTCCCTGGTCGTGAAATCCTTCGATCTGGTGGTGGCGCTGACCGGCGGCGGGCCCGGCTTCTCCTCCGACCTGCCGGCGCGGTTCGTGATGGAGCATATTCTGAACCGGCAGGAACTGGGTTTGGGTGCAGCGGGTGCCTGCATGATGCTGGCCACCATCGCAGCGGTCGTCGGCCCCTATCTCTATGCCGAAATCCGGCAGAAGAAGGGGGGCTGA
- a CDS encoding T3SS effector HopA1 family protein yields the protein MFLLASDIAPFLLSRDLLTQRDVAGDQLRVREVRRRNRSFRVSGIDGPGLFIKQVAASAPDLAGSIGREAALHQLAETVPALAVLRGATVRLRRFEEGRQALIFDLFAEAETLDAHYRRTKRMDVDILALLGAGLAGIHAEAEPIATMIGTQIAAQRVAPWILTIGRRDVPLFGAGGAQLVAMIRATPSVLQGLEGALSRWQPRTLIQGDMKWDNILVRGGPAGVPELRIVDWELADIGDPLWDVAGVLSGFYASWLVEDGHLPWMADPTAQPRAPEPVPMKPLTAMFPAMAGFWQAATGGRWQADDGDLRAIVPYLGARLLQSAMESTFTSPTVPPLAAELTNLAGLAFSDADRFMTEFMGVGTVAAGRAPEAVTRTIDEPAPRAAGMWAAPALIAIAEAVRIVSPQSVQLPGLPPVPVSVQPGQDVRVAMVDAIWPLLYEQAYTKPWTGTATEATARDLTPDPALIAALSAANAGQPVLDRGWQVYQVTPDGRLHVEKGGMYRVVTAAQAGLPPGYTPPPGQRIDIPMPNQAVTAQAGYFHAFGETPASAADEGELARLYFNVAADQAPALLHLLTLGLNRYFIPFSLKCPSSPALYDRVDTLVLYPPRRYLPLVLEVLDEAVSVLAPLLRSGEPLFTRRLLPGLGGADDPGTGESFGQSRCRQVAAGIIDAWTGGGALMDCIAARLTGAGLRLDALHLSPGMADLYRPLARTA from the coding sequence ATGTTTCTGCTGGCCAGTGATATTGCGCCCTTTCTGCTGTCACGCGATCTGCTGACACAGCGCGATGTCGCGGGCGACCAGTTGCGGGTGCGGGAGGTACGGCGGCGTAACCGCAGCTTCCGTGTCTCCGGCATCGACGGGCCGGGCCTGTTCATCAAGCAGGTAGCGGCATCGGCCCCTGACCTGGCCGGGTCGATCGGGCGGGAGGCGGCATTGCACCAGCTGGCGGAGACGGTGCCGGCCCTGGCCGTCCTGCGGGGCGCCACGGTGCGCCTGCGCCGGTTTGAGGAAGGGCGGCAGGCCCTGATCTTCGATCTGTTTGCCGAGGCCGAGACGCTGGACGCCCATTACCGCCGCACAAAGCGGATGGATGTCGATATCCTGGCGCTGCTGGGCGCCGGTCTGGCCGGCATCCATGCAGAGGCAGAGCCGATTGCGACCATGATCGGCACGCAGATCGCGGCACAGCGCGTGGCCCCCTGGATACTGACCATCGGGCGGCGGGATGTGCCCCTGTTCGGGGCGGGGGGCGCGCAACTGGTCGCGATGATCCGCGCCACGCCCAGCGTCCTCCAAGGTCTGGAGGGGGCGCTGTCGCGCTGGCAGCCGCGCACCCTGATCCAGGGTGACATGAAATGGGACAATATCCTGGTGCGGGGTGGGCCGGCGGGGGTGCCGGAGCTGCGCATCGTGGATTGGGAGCTGGCCGATATTGGCGATCCGTTGTGGGATGTGGCGGGGGTCCTGTCCGGCTTTTACGCTTCCTGGCTGGTGGAAGATGGGCACCTGCCCTGGATGGCCGATCCCACAGCCCAACCCCGCGCGCCGGAACCGGTGCCCATGAAACCGCTGACCGCCATGTTCCCGGCCATGGCCGGGTTCTGGCAGGCGGCGACGGGCGGACGCTGGCAGGCCGATGATGGGGACTTGCGCGCCATTGTGCCCTATCTGGGGGCGCGGCTGCTGCAAAGTGCCATGGAGAGCACTTTTACCTCCCCCACTGTGCCGCCGCTGGCCGCCGAATTGACCAATCTGGCCGGTCTGGCCTTCAGCGATGCCGACCGGTTCATGACGGAGTTCATGGGGGTTGGCACGGTCGCGGCAGGCCGGGCGCCCGAAGCGGTGACGCGCACCATTGATGAACCCGCACCCCGTGCCGCCGGCATGTGGGCCGCCCCCGCCCTGATCGCCATTGCGGAGGCGGTGCGGATCGTGTCGCCGCAATCGGTGCAACTGCCGGGACTGCCACCCGTGCCGGTATCGGTGCAGCCGGGACAGGATGTGCGGGTGGCAATGGTGGATGCCATTTGGCCCCTGCTTTATGAACAGGCCTATACCAAGCCCTGGACCGGTACGGCGACAGAGGCGACGGCCCGCGACCTGACGCCCGATCCTGCCCTGATCGCGGCCCTGTCGGCGGCCAACGCCGGACAGCCGGTATTGGACCGGGGTTGGCAGGTCTATCAGGTGACGCCGGACGGGCGGCTGCATGTGGAAAAGGGCGGGATGTACCGTGTGGTGACGGCGGCCCAGGCGGGATTGCCGCCCGGATACACGCCGCCGCCGGGCCAGCGCATCGACATCCCCATGCCGAACCAGGCCGTGACGGCACAGGCCGGATATTTCCACGCGTTCGGCGAAACCCCGGCCAGTGCGGCGGATGAGGGCGAACTGGCGCGGCTTTATTTCAATGTCGCCGCCGACCAGGCACCGGCCCTGCTGCACCTGCTGACCCTGGGTCTGAACCGCTATTTCATTCCATTCAGCCTGAAATGCCCGTCCTCGCCGGCGCTTTATGACCGGGTCGACACGCTGGTCCTGTACCCGCCGCGCCGGTATCTGCCACTGGTGCTGGAGGTGCTGGACGAGGCGGTTTCTGTGCTGGCCCCGCTGCTGCGGTCGGGGGAGCCGCTGTTCACACGCCGGTTGCTGCCGGGGCTGGGCGGGGCCGATGACCCGGGGACGGGCGAAAGCTTCGGCCAGTCGCGATGCCGGCAGGTGGCGGCGGGGATCATTGATGCCTGGACGGGCGGCGGGGCGCTGATGGATTGCATCGCGGCCCGGCTGACGGGGGCGGGGCTGCGGCTGGATGCGCTGCATCTGTCGCCGGGGATGGCCGATCTGTACCGACCCTTGGCGAGGACGGCATGA
- a CDS encoding ABC transporter ATP-binding protein, translated as MQRVHLQGIAKNFGGTNVLEQIDLTIEAGEFLVLLGPSGCGKSTLLNIVAGLEEPTGGRIHFGERDVTDLEPDQRDIAMVFQSYALYPTMSVRQNIGFALKMRGLSKVEIAAKVAGVAKLLQIEHLLDRKPSQLSGGQQQRVAIGRALVREPQVFLLDEPLSNLDAKLRADMRVELKRLHERSRRTTLYVTHDQVEAMTLASRIVVMNKGRVQQCDRPEVVYAKPANRFVAGFVGAPTMNFLEGELALVDDGPALRLDHQILPLPGLRAGTGLQVGQRLVLGLRPEHLSLAPAGETGTCEAQVVMTEPTGPDTFVLARLAGREVTARMAPGVALSAGQTVGLHLNGAAASLFDTGEGVRLN; from the coding sequence ATGCAACGCGTGCATTTGCAGGGCATCGCCAAAAACTTTGGTGGCACCAATGTCCTGGAACAGATCGACCTGACTATTGAAGCGGGTGAATTCCTGGTGCTGCTGGGCCCGTCGGGCTGTGGCAAGTCCACGCTCTTGAACATCGTGGCGGGGCTGGAGGAACCGACGGGCGGGCGCATCCATTTCGGGGAGCGCGACGTGACGGACCTGGAACCCGATCAGCGTGACATCGCCATGGTGTTTCAGTCCTACGCGCTCTACCCTACCATGTCCGTGCGCCAGAATATCGGCTTCGCGTTGAAGATGCGCGGCCTGTCCAAGGTGGAGATCGCGGCGAAGGTGGCGGGCGTCGCCAAGCTCTTGCAGATCGAACATCTGCTGGACCGCAAGCCGTCGCAACTATCGGGCGGGCAGCAGCAGCGGGTGGCCATTGGCCGCGCCCTGGTGCGCGAACCGCAGGTGTTTTTGTTGGATGAGCCGCTTTCCAACCTGGATGCCAAGCTGCGCGCCGACATGCGCGTCGAACTGAAGCGCCTGCATGAACGGTCGCGGCGCACCACGCTTTATGTCACCCATGATCAGGTGGAGGCCATGACCTTGGCCAGCCGCATCGTGGTGATGAACAAGGGCCGCGTGCAGCAATGCGACCGGCCGGAAGTTGTCTATGCCAAACCCGCCAACCGATTCGTTGCCGGTTTCGTGGGCGCCCCCACCATGAACTTTCTGGAAGGGGAACTGGCGCTGGTCGATGACGGCCCGGCCCTGCGTCTGGATCATCAGATATTGCCGCTGCCGGGCCTGCGGGCCGGAACGGGATTGCAGGTGGGGCAGAGGCTGGTCCTGGGCCTGCGACCGGAGCATCTGTCCCTGGCACCGGCGGGGGAGACCGGGACCTGTGAGGCCCAGGTGGTGATGACGGAGCCGACGGGACCCGACACCTTTGTCTTGGCGAGGCTGGCCGGGCGGGAGGTGACGGCCCGCATGGCGCCAGGGGTGGCCCTGTCGGCGGGGCAGACGGTCGGCCTGCACCTGAACGGGGCCGCAGCCAGCCTTTTTGATACCGGCGAGGGGGTACGGCTGAACTGA
- a CDS encoding ABC transporter substrate-binding protein, whose translation MHWLTSGGESASLSVVRQAYRDQGGVWRDAPVPGGSAARAAAVNRILGGNPPPVFLFSLGAQLRELSAHGLVVPAPGAGAEWDRVLPPLLSRSAQQQGRYMAAPLNIHGENWMFYNTALLRQAGLEVPRTWEAFITAAATLKAMGKTPIALGGQPWQERLLFNAVLLGVGGRDFYRRVYEALDETALSSPTMLAVFRTFASLRPFVDEGSPGRRWNQATAMLMRGDAAFQFMGDWAKGDIRAAGMEPGVQIGCALAPAPDPAYIMVVDAFAFTQPRDAATAEAQKRFVAVMMDPAVQAGLNQAKGSIPVRTDVPDDGFDICAKQAMTLIRAPETNLASTGMGLSGGMAGAVDDAISHFWNDPRLSPQEGQALLRKSILAFR comes from the coding sequence ATGCACTGGCTGACCTCAGGCGGGGAATCGGCGTCGCTGTCGGTGGTGCGCCAGGCATATCGGGATCAGGGCGGGGTATGGCGGGACGCACCGGTGCCGGGCGGGTCGGCTGCCCGGGCCGCCGCCGTCAACCGTATCCTGGGCGGCAACCCGCCGCCGGTCTTCCTATTCTCCCTGGGTGCGCAGTTGCGGGAACTGTCCGCGCATGGGTTGGTGGTGCCGGCACCGGGGGCGGGGGCAGAATGGGACCGGGTGTTGCCGCCGCTGCTGTCACGGTCGGCGCAGCAGCAGGGGCGGTACATGGCCGCCCCTCTGAACATCCATGGCGAGAACTGGATGTTCTACAATACGGCCCTGCTGCGACAGGCGGGGCTGGAGGTGCCGCGCACCTGGGAAGCCTTCATCACGGCGGCGGCCACGCTGAAAGCCATGGGCAAGACACCCATCGCGCTGGGCGGACAGCCCTGGCAGGAACGGCTGCTGTTCAACGCGGTACTGCTGGGCGTCGGCGGGCGGGATTTCTATCGCCGGGTCTATGAGGCGCTGGACGAAACCGCGCTTTCCTCCCCCACCATGCTGGCGGTGTTCCGTACCTTCGCCAGCCTGCGCCCCTTTGTGGATGAGGGCAGCCCCGGACGGCGCTGGAATCAGGCGACGGCCATGTTGATGCGCGGCGATGCGGCGTTTCAGTTCATGGGCGATTGGGCCAAGGGCGATATCAGGGCGGCGGGGATGGAGCCGGGGGTGCAGATCGGCTGCGCCCTGGCCCCTGCCCCCGACCCGGCCTACATCATGGTGGTGGACGCCTTTGCCTTCACCCAGCCGCGCGATGCGGCAACGGCAGAGGCGCAGAAGCGCTTCGTGGCGGTGATGATGGACCCCGCGGTTCAGGCCGGGCTGAACCAGGCCAAGGGCTCCATCCCCGTGCGTACCGACGTGCCCGATGATGGCTTTGATATCTGCGCGAAACAGGCCATGACCCTGATCCGCGCGCCAGAAACCAATCTGGCTTCCACCGGCATGGGCCTGTCCGGCGGCATGGCCGGGGCCGTGGACGATGCCATCTCGCATTTCTGGAACGACCCGCGCCTGTCCCCGCAGGAGGGGCAGGCGTTGCTACGAAAATCCATTCTGGCTTTTCGTTGA
- a CDS encoding carbohydrate ABC transporter permease: MRRLPLYLMLTIAALMVLFPLLVMLATSLKPLDEINHGSLFALPQDPTVAAWTKAWGGACISGTCRGLSVWFGNSFAIVLPALFCSLALGALTGYALSLRTAKWVDMLFAALLIGLFIPPQVTLYPMIVLVREMGLFGTLGGLVFAHTVWGLAFVTLLFRNFFLSVPRDLLKAARIDGAGFLASFWHVMLPLSLPVCAVALVLQFTYLWNDFILGLTFAGPGQQPVTVALNVLAGSQFGPQEYNVNMAATMIAALPTILVYLLSGRLFVRGIAAGAVKG; the protein is encoded by the coding sequence ATGCGCCGCTTGCCCCTTTACCTGATGCTGACCATCGCGGCGCTGATGGTGCTGTTTCCGTTGCTGGTCATGCTGGCGACCTCCCTGAAACCCCTGGACGAGATCAATCATGGCAGCCTGTTTGCGCTGCCGCAGGACCCCACAGTCGCCGCCTGGACCAAGGCCTGGGGCGGGGCCTGTATTTCCGGTACCTGCCGGGGCCTGTCGGTCTGGTTCGGCAATTCCTTCGCCATCGTACTGCCGGCCCTGTTCTGCTCCCTGGCCCTGGGCGCCTTGACCGGCTACGCCCTCAGCCTGCGGACCGCCAAATGGGTGGACATGCTGTTCGCAGCCTTGCTGATCGGCCTGTTCATCCCGCCGCAGGTGACGCTTTATCCGATGATCGTGCTGGTGCGCGAAATGGGCCTGTTCGGCACGCTGGGCGGGCTGGTCTTTGCCCATACGGTCTGGGGGCTGGCCTTTGTCACCTTGCTGTTCCGCAACTTCTTCCTGTCGGTGCCGCGTGACCTGCTGAAGGCGGCGCGCATCGACGGGGCCGGGTTCCTGGCCAGTTTCTGGCATGTGATGCTGCCCTTGTCGCTGCCGGTCTGCGCCGTCGCCCTGGTGCTGCAATTCACCTATCTCTGGAATGACTTCATCCTGGGCCTGACCTTCGCGGGGCCGGGGCAGCAGCCGGTGACGGTGGCGCTGAACGTGCTGGCCGGGTCGCAGTTCGGCCCGCAGGAATACAATGTCAATATGGCGGCGACCATGATCGCCGCCCTGCCCACCATCCTGGTCTATCTCCTGTCCGGACGCCTGTTCGTGCGCGGGATCGCGGCCGGGGCCGTGAAGGGATGA
- a CDS encoding lanthionine synthetase LanC family protein has translation MNQMLASAPLVEGSGHFLRCADEIGRRLCRDALRTGDGTLNWLRTETEQRENLTQFLLRPVGGDLYQGAAGIALFLWMLHQRTGDRMVARTAEQALTLAEEQAGGAGFYTGAVGTGCVMISIGLAQGRQDRVERGLGLVARGAAAVTGVDLLSGGAGLVPVLLTLARTQGRADFTGMAVQAGEMILAAAEAGPDGLSWPAADASGPPPTGLAHGGSGMLPALASLHLATGEARWAEALTAALRYERSRFDPVRGNWPDFRDANGKPSATPAFGASWCHGAAGIGRSRLRLLMAGAQDPLLEQELEAALAAIITFLSRPMGAQAPDQSYCHGLAGMGDLLLDAGLWRNRADWTALAAGIGYRGIERHGLPRTPWPCGVRDVGEVPGLMTGLAGIGHYHLRLHDPVTTGSILLPDPFLGTRNSPTGGTTP, from the coding sequence ATGAACCAGATGCTGGCCAGTGCGCCCCTGGTGGAAGGAAGCGGACATTTCCTGCGCTGCGCGGACGAAATTGGCCGCCGCCTGTGCCGTGACGCACTGCGCACCGGCGACGGAACGCTCAATTGGCTGCGCACAGAGACGGAGCAGCGGGAAAACCTGACGCAGTTCCTGCTGCGGCCTGTGGGCGGTGACCTGTATCAGGGGGCCGCCGGCATTGCCCTGTTCCTGTGGATGTTGCATCAGCGCACGGGCGACCGGATGGTGGCCCGCACCGCCGAACAGGCGCTGACCCTGGCCGAAGAACAGGCCGGCGGAGCGGGTTTCTACACCGGCGCCGTCGGTACCGGTTGCGTGATGATCAGCATCGGTCTGGCGCAGGGGCGGCAGGACAGGGTGGAACGTGGGCTGGGTCTGGTGGCGCGCGGGGCAGCGGCGGTGACGGGGGTGGACCTGCTGTCGGGGGGCGCCGGTCTGGTGCCGGTGCTGCTGACCCTGGCACGCACACAAGGGCGGGCGGATTTCACAGGCATGGCCGTCCAGGCCGGGGAGATGATCCTGGCCGCCGCAGAGGCGGGGCCGGACGGTCTGTCCTGGCCGGCGGCGGATGCATCGGGGCCGCCCCCGACGGGGCTTGCCCATGGCGGCAGCGGCATGCTTCCGGCCCTGGCCAGCCTGCATCTGGCAACGGGGGAGGCACGCTGGGCCGAGGCGTTGACGGCGGCGTTGCGGTATGAACGGTCGCGGTTCGATCCCGTGCGGGGTAACTGGCCCGATTTCCGGGATGCCAACGGCAAACCATCCGCAACCCCGGCTTTCGGCGCCTCCTGGTGCCATGGCGCGGCGGGGATCGGGCGGTCGCGCCTACGGCTGCTGATGGCCGGCGCGCAGGACCCGCTGCTGGAACAGGAACTGGAGGCGGCGTTGGCCGCCATCATCACCTTCCTGTCACGTCCCATGGGCGCGCAGGCGCCGGACCAGAGCTATTGCCACGGGCTGGCCGGGATGGGCGATCTGCTGCTGGATGCCGGGCTGTGGCGCAACCGCGCCGATTGGACGGCGCTGGCCGCCGGTATCGGCTATCGCGGGATCGAACGGCACGGGCTGCCGCGCACCCCCTGGCCCTGCGGCGTGCGGGACGTGGGCGAGGTGCCGGGCTTGATGACGGGTCTGGCCGGGATCGGCCATTATCATTTGCGCCTGCATGACCCGGTGACGACGGGCAGCATCCTGCTGCCCGATCCGTTCCTGGGCACACGCAATAGTCCAACGGGAGGAACCACCCCATGA
- a CDS encoding GH1 family beta-glucosidase, whose protein sequence is MRFPDGFRWGVSTSSYQIEGGAPDDGRGASIWDTYCATPGRVANGDTGTVACDHYHRWAEDLDLIRDLGAQQYRFSIMWGRVLPDGTGAANPKGLDFYDRLVDGMLERGLEPWPCLYHWDLPQALQDRGGWVNRDSAGWFADYTELMLRRLGDRAKTWVTFNEPSVCAWVGNEEGRHAPGLTDPRAAVRVAHHLNLAHGRAVGLVRDLAPGIPVGFVLPVHTGRPLPQFADRDAHLVTLFEDKWNGVFLGPVHLGRYPDSVLDRFAPHIQVGDMAEIHRPVDYQGVNHYFPTYLSPAEGTAWPFRIVEPPKYLRRTEMNWGIDGHAFYQALDGLRRDYGNPPVYVTENGAAFLDIPGADGRINDQDRIAYYRDYLAGMHRALSEGADIRGYMPWSLLDNFEWAHGYNKRFGLVHVDYQTLKRTPKASFDFMRRVMHENTVPMTGE, encoded by the coding sequence ATGCGTTTCCCGGATGGGTTCAGGTGGGGTGTCTCCACCTCCAGCTATCAGATCGAAGGCGGGGCACCCGATGATGGGCGTGGGGCCAGCATCTGGGACACGTACTGCGCCACGCCGGGTCGCGTGGCCAATGGCGATACCGGTACGGTTGCCTGCGACCATTACCATCGCTGGGCCGAAGACCTGGACCTGATCCGGGACCTGGGCGCACAGCAATACCGTTTTTCCATCATGTGGGGCCGGGTGCTGCCGGACGGGACGGGGGCGGCCAATCCTAAGGGGCTGGATTTCTATGACCGGCTGGTTGACGGCATGCTGGAACGCGGGCTGGAACCCTGGCCCTGCCTCTATCATTGGGACCTGCCACAGGCCTTGCAGGACCGGGGCGGCTGGGTCAACCGCGACAGTGCCGGCTGGTTTGCCGATTACACGGAACTGATGCTGCGCCGCCTGGGCGACCGGGCGAAAACCTGGGTCACCTTCAACGAACCATCCGTCTGCGCCTGGGTCGGGAATGAGGAGGGGCGGCACGCCCCCGGCCTGACCGACCCGCGCGCCGCCGTGCGCGTGGCCCATCACCTGAACCTGGCGCATGGACGGGCGGTGGGACTGGTGCGTGATCTGGCGCCCGGCATTCCCGTCGGTTTCGTCCTGCCGGTCCATACCGGCCGCCCCCTGCCGCAATTTGCCGACCGTGACGCGCATCTGGTGACGCTGTTTGAGGATAAGTGGAATGGCGTGTTCCTAGGTCCCGTCCATCTGGGCCGTTACCCCGACAGCGTGCTGGACCGGTTTGCCCCGCATATCCAGGTGGGCGACATGGCGGAGATCCATCGCCCCGTGGATTACCAGGGGGTGAACCATTATTTCCCGACCTACCTGTCGCCGGCAGAGGGAACGGCCTGGCCGTTCCGCATCGTGGAGCCGCCGAAATATCTGCGCCGGACGGAAATGAACTGGGGCATTGATGGGCACGCCTTCTATCAGGCGCTGGACGGATTGCGCCGCGACTATGGCAACCCCCCCGTCTATGTCACGGAAAACGGTGCAGCTTTCCTGGATATTCCGGGCGCCGATGGTCGCATCAATGACCAGGACCGCATCGCCTATTACCGCGATTATCTGGCCGGCATGCACCGGGCGCTGTCGGAAGGGGCGGACATCAGGGGCTACATGCCCTGGTCGCTGCTGGACAATTTTGAATGGGCGCACGGCTATAACAAGCGCTTTGGTCTGGTACATGTCGACTATCAGACGCTCAAGCGCACGCCCAAGGCGTCCTTCGATTTCATGCGTCGCGTGATGCATGAGAATACAGTGCCCATGACGGGCGAATAA
- a CDS encoding LacI family DNA-binding transcriptional regulator — MPARPRINLKTLAEHLGLSITTVSRALKDGPEVKPDTVARVKQAAAELGYLPDAGGVYLRTGRTMKICSVFFAPEVADYGDAGFLAQVEGVSRTLETDSYNLIVLAQTASQAPLETVRRVFQQRLADGIIFSRTTPMDERARFCLEFRFPFVSFGRTELHSPHAFVDHDDEGGVYDAVTRLAAEGHKRIALFNPTGGMTYAGFRLRGYQRALADLGLPWDRSLLVTSPLSVWASQAAVSDLLARDGGVTAIVCANQLSMFGAMDAAQEQGRDPAQGDLRIIGFGGMPFRMPFEQGITYYYQPQRRDGEELARHMLALLGGEAAENLQTVLPYQRIDDLQRFRTDLRTQAMAEAVWY; from the coding sequence ATGCCCGCCCGCCCGCGCATCAATCTGAAAACCCTGGCCGAACATCTGGGCCTGTCGATCACGACCGTGTCGCGGGCCTTGAAGGACGGGCCGGAGGTGAAGCCGGATACGGTGGCGCGGGTGAAGCAGGCGGCGGCGGAACTGGGCTACCTGCCCGATGCCGGCGGTGTTTATCTGCGGACCGGACGGACCATGAAGATCTGTTCGGTCTTCTTTGCGCCCGAGGTGGCCGATTACGGCGATGCTGGCTTCCTGGCGCAGGTGGAGGGCGTGTCGCGCACGCTGGAGACCGACAGTTACAACCTGATCGTCCTGGCGCAGACGGCCAGTCAGGCACCCCTGGAAACCGTACGCCGGGTGTTTCAGCAGCGTCTGGCCGACGGCATCATCTTCTCCCGCACCACGCCGATGGATGAACGGGCGCGCTTCTGCCTGGAGTTCAGGTTCCCCTTCGTCAGCTTTGGGCGCACCGAATTGCACAGCCCCCACGCCTTTGTCGATCATGATGATGAAGGCGGCGTTTATGACGCCGTGACCCGGCTGGCGGCGGAGGGGCATAAGCGCATCGCCCTGTTCAATCCCACGGGCGGCATGACCTATGCCGGTTTCCGGCTGCGGGGCTATCAGCGGGCTTTGGCTGATCTCGGCCTGCCCTGGGACAGGTCGCTGCTGGTGACCTCCCCCCTGTCCGTCTGGGCCAGTCAGGCCGCGGTCAGCGACCTTCTGGCGCGCGACGGCGGCGTGACGGCCATCGTCTGCGCCAATCAGCTTTCGATGTTCGGCGCCATGGATGCGGCCCAGGAGCAGGGCAGGGACCCGGCCCAGGGCGATCTGCGCATCATCGGTTTTGGCGGCATGCCGTTTCGCATGCCGTTCGAACAGGGCATCACCTATTATTATCAGCCACAGCGCCGCGATGGTGAGGAACTGGCCCGCCACATGCTGGCCCTGCTGGGGGGGGAGGCGGCGGAAAACCTGCAAACCGTCCTGCCCTATCAGCGCATCGACGATTTGCAGCGTTTCCGCACCGACCTGCGCACCCAGGCGATGGCAGAGGCGGTTTGGTATTAA